From Prosthecobacter sp., the proteins below share one genomic window:
- the queG gene encoding tRNA epoxyqueuosine(34) reductase QueG: MSPSEIKTELLAKARSLGFDDCRIAPALPAAHRELYEQWVAEGKHGDMAWMARNIERRTDPRVVLPGAQSVIVLALNYFQGPGPQTDYRIARYAWNDDYHDLIEKKLRELDEFLIAHGGIQRRYVDTGPVLERDFASEAGLGWGGKSTMQIHRHLGTWFFLADILTTLDLPADTPAKDMCGKCTRCIDACPTQAITAPQRMDARRCISYLTIEHKGSIPLEFRHAIGDRIYGCDACLDACPWNRHAQEAREAAFQARETVFSKSLRDFLLLTDDDFRALFAKSPIKRIKRPAFLRNVCVALGNVGTPDDLPALKAAADDPQPLVAEHAQWAIAEIRQRHALQSSPSPDT; this comes from the coding sequence GTGTCTCCCTCCGAGATCAAAACCGAACTCCTCGCCAAGGCCCGCTCGCTCGGCTTTGACGACTGCCGCATCGCGCCCGCGCTGCCCGCCGCGCATCGGGAACTGTATGAACAATGGGTCGCCGAGGGCAAGCACGGTGACATGGCCTGGATGGCACGCAACATTGAGCGCCGCACCGATCCACGCGTTGTCCTGCCCGGTGCACAAAGCGTCATCGTACTGGCGCTGAATTATTTTCAAGGCCCCGGCCCGCAAACCGACTATCGCATCGCCCGTTACGCCTGGAACGACGATTACCACGATCTCATCGAGAAAAAGCTCCGCGAACTCGACGAATTCCTCATTGCTCATGGCGGCATACAGCGGCGCTACGTTGATACCGGTCCCGTTTTGGAGCGTGACTTCGCCAGCGAGGCTGGTCTCGGCTGGGGTGGCAAAAGTACGATGCAGATCCACCGCCATCTCGGCACTTGGTTCTTCCTCGCCGACATCCTGACCACGCTCGACCTGCCTGCCGACACGCCCGCGAAGGACATGTGCGGCAAATGCACCCGCTGCATCGACGCCTGCCCCACGCAGGCCATCACCGCGCCCCAGCGTATGGATGCACGTCGCTGCATCTCCTACCTCACCATCGAGCACAAGGGCAGCATCCCGCTCGAGTTCCGCCACGCCATCGGCGACCGCATCTACGGCTGCGATGCCTGCCTCGATGCCTGCCCGTGGAACCGCCACGCCCAGGAAGCGCGCGAAGCCGCATTCCAGGCCCGCGAAACCGTCTTCTCCAAGTCCTTGCGCGACTTCCTCTTGCTCACCGACGACGACTTCCGCGCCCTCTTTGCCAAATCCCCCATCAAGCGCATCAAGCGCCCCGCGTTTCTCCGCAACGTGTGCGTCGCTCTCGGCAATGTCGGCACGCCGGACGATTTACCCGCTCTCAAGGCCGCCGCGGACGATCCCCAACCTCTCGTTGCCGAGCACGCACAGTGGGCCATCGCCGAAATCCGCCAGCGGCATGCCCTCCAAAGCAGCCCATCGCCCGACACTTGA
- a CDS encoding sialidase family protein: MKRLSLAVLVALSVSHAEEKPDLPLVDLSDQKDRQTTIAAGTEQVYQGHPTTTLMPDGKTIYCVWCINHGGAAGPMSRSDDGGVTWSRLDELLPPGFKTHQNCPSIYRMTDSAGKERLWVFSAAKDNRKGPGMPSIMSEDAGKTWKEMPPLGFPCVMTFSSIVRLNDGRYLGLYHKGPGGADKAPLEVLQTITADGGFTWSEPKVVAAVEGKNPCEPFVFRSPDGVELCCLMRENTHKERSLMMFSHDEGQTWTTPMNTSWGLTGDRHAGVFTKDGRMVVAFRDQALNSPTKGHFVAWVGTYDDLKQAKPGQYRVKLLHSNAGGDCGYPGMELLPDGTIVATTYVKYAPGKEKHSVVSLRFDLKTTDAMVTK, translated from the coding sequence ATGAAACGCCTCTCACTCGCTGTCCTCGTTGCTCTCTCAGTCTCCCACGCCGAAGAAAAGCCCGACCTGCCCCTTGTGGACCTTTCGGATCAAAAGGACCGCCAGACCACGATCGCCGCTGGCACGGAGCAGGTTTATCAAGGCCACCCAACGACGACCTTGATGCCGGATGGTAAAACGATCTACTGCGTGTGGTGCATCAATCACGGTGGTGCCGCAGGACCAATGTCACGCAGCGATGACGGTGGCGTGACGTGGTCACGCTTGGATGAACTTTTGCCTCCCGGCTTCAAAACGCATCAAAACTGCCCCAGCATCTACCGCATGACCGATTCGGCGGGCAAGGAACGTCTGTGGGTCTTCTCCGCCGCCAAAGACAATCGCAAAGGCCCCGGCATGCCCAGCATCATGAGTGAGGACGCGGGCAAGACGTGGAAGGAGATGCCGCCGCTCGGTTTTCCGTGCGTGATGACTTTCAGCAGCATCGTGCGTCTCAATGATGGCCGTTACCTCGGCCTCTATCACAAAGGCCCCGGCGGTGCCGACAAAGCGCCGCTTGAGGTGCTGCAAACGATCACCGCCGACGGTGGCTTCACATGGAGCGAGCCGAAGGTCGTCGCCGCAGTCGAAGGCAAAAATCCCTGCGAGCCGTTTGTTTTTCGCTCGCCCGATGGCGTGGAGCTGTGCTGCCTCATGCGCGAAAACACGCACAAGGAACGCAGCCTCATGATGTTCAGTCATGATGAGGGACAAACTTGGACGACACCGATGAACACTTCCTGGGGTCTCACCGGCGATCGCCATGCAGGCGTGTTCACCAAAGACGGCCGAATGGTCGTCGCCTTCCGCGATCAAGCGCTTAACAGCCCCACGAAAGGCCACTTCGTCGCCTGGGTCGGCACTTACGATGATCTCAAGCAGGCCAAGCCCGGCCAATACCGCGTCAAACTTCTCCACAGCAACGCAGGCGGAGACTGCGGTTATCCCGGCATGGAACTCCTGCCCGACGGCACCATCGTCGCCACCACCTATGTGAAGTATGCGCCGGGCAAGGAAAAGCACAGCGTCGTCAGCCTGCGCTTCGATTTGAAGACCACGGACGCGATGGTGACGAAGTGA
- a CDS encoding DUF4838 domain-containing protein, with translation MCRLLLFLVSTSSVFAQPLLVENGQPRAEIIISETPTRMQRVAAHEFRMQIEKISGARLPIVTQPSGQAVKVFIGASKSCPVNAEALKEGAYRIATGADWMALVGDDSDFTITEPFAKHNGDIPRAQEEWHQLTHSTWSLHSAGLYKNRLRLPGDIGKPDGVPTAKNEFLDVWGIDERGSFNAVCGFLQKLGARWYLPGELGEVLPSLKTIELPKLEETVRPDFSLRQFNFRFSIVGWETALWTMRLGMRNDERLMVAHGMDTMTGNDATFAAHPEWFALYGGKRDYRPGDSKNQLCYSNDELFRETVRFARETLDHYPFESVSIMPPDGYTAICQCEKCKGKDSPERNERGLLSDYVWDFVNRVAKEVGKTHPTKKILNCAYGVYTLPPLKIDKLEPNVVVGIVGGRSPVYKGRRKANDESSPEALRAAWAAKSANPIFIFENYPFTDRGWYLPSFVPHALGDTINATKGVSSGEDIWLTVRQDFDKVGIGFNHFQVYFTARAYWGGKAYDADATLREYCRLFYGPAEQQMLAFFNHCEQHYAAMDEDKAKADEALALFEKAKAKVSSGSRETSDALEDSRLPLQTYAARIALIDDYLKGLRMKSQQLGQKRGPVPFVRLVGDAKDVVIDGKLDDEYWQKCPTAATGRLRELQTGRAPTFGTTFKAGWQGNSVCFAVRCDERRGEKLNIAATREDDQAIWYGDAIEIELATETHSYYSIAISPNGHIVDLDRGAPRGQWFGWDSKAEVATHIADDHWTVEIRIPVTQDENDPLHQVIGRKPIQTLPWHINLCRQRIREDGQEHSAFSPTGIEGFHEPMKFAHFYDGRSHVFDADPSVTDFVIGFREASQQRKAAGFLAIAEGKLTDFQKAAALEQAAFYDKANAPAIIERIPIDPVKKAAQMQHLLATFKAPEVIAQFASEDISQWPFWKRGDGFHARGRAYSITKTGDKAEADLKAALEFTSEPRTRDAILLLQGQNRENNLKNDDAALEAYNAIIADRKQIGGADEFGALQGIARVLTRKGRFDEALAVLDRANPDKLQGVWKTNIMKSIEAVKQARK, from the coding sequence ATGTGCCGTCTCCTCCTTTTCCTCGTCTCCACATCCAGTGTCTTTGCGCAGCCCCTCCTCGTCGAAAACGGCCAGCCTCGTGCCGAAATCATCATCTCGGAAACGCCCACGCGCATGCAGCGTGTCGCCGCGCATGAGTTTCGCATGCAGATCGAGAAGATCAGCGGCGCGCGGCTGCCCATCGTTACGCAGCCGAGCGGACAGGCGGTGAAGGTGTTCATCGGCGCGAGTAAGTCGTGCCCGGTGAACGCGGAGGCACTCAAGGAGGGCGCGTATCGCATCGCCACGGGTGCGGACTGGATGGCGCTCGTCGGTGATGACAGCGATTTCACGATCACGGAACCGTTTGCGAAGCACAATGGCGACATCCCGCGTGCGCAGGAGGAATGGCATCAGCTCACGCACTCGACATGGAGCCTGCACTCGGCCGGTTTGTATAAAAACAGGCTGCGACTGCCCGGCGACATCGGAAAGCCCGACGGCGTGCCGACGGCGAAGAACGAGTTCCTCGACGTGTGGGGCATCGACGAGCGCGGCAGCTTCAATGCGGTGTGCGGCTTCCTGCAAAAGCTCGGCGCGCGCTGGTATCTGCCGGGTGAACTCGGTGAGGTGCTGCCCTCGCTGAAGACCATCGAGCTGCCAAAGCTCGAAGAGACGGTGCGACCAGATTTCTCGCTGCGGCAGTTCAACTTCCGCTTCAGCATCGTCGGCTGGGAGACGGCGCTGTGGACGATGCGCCTCGGCATGCGCAACGACGAGCGCCTCATGGTCGCGCATGGCATGGACACGATGACGGGCAATGACGCCACCTTCGCCGCGCACCCGGAGTGGTTCGCGCTCTACGGCGGCAAGCGCGACTACCGCCCCGGCGACAGCAAGAACCAGCTCTGCTACTCGAACGACGAACTCTTCCGCGAGACCGTGCGCTTCGCCCGCGAGACGCTCGACCACTATCCCTTTGAAAGCGTTTCCATCATGCCGCCGGACGGCTACACGGCCATCTGCCAGTGCGAGAAGTGCAAGGGCAAGGACTCTCCCGAGCGCAATGAGCGCGGCCTGCTCAGCGACTATGTATGGGACTTCGTCAATCGTGTGGCCAAAGAGGTCGGCAAGACGCATCCCACCAAAAAGATCCTCAACTGCGCCTACGGCGTTTACACACTGCCGCCGCTGAAGATCGACAAACTGGAGCCGAATGTGGTCGTCGGCATCGTCGGTGGTCGCAGTCCGGTTTACAAAGGCCGCCGCAAGGCGAACGACGAATCGTCACCCGAGGCGCTGCGTGCCGCGTGGGCGGCGAAGAGCGCGAATCCGATCTTTATCTTCGAGAACTACCCGTTCACGGATCGCGGCTGGTATCTGCCATCATTCGTGCCACATGCGCTGGGCGACACGATCAATGCCACGAAGGGCGTCTCCAGCGGCGAGGACATCTGGCTCACCGTGCGGCAGGATTTCGACAAAGTCGGCATCGGCTTCAATCACTTCCAGGTCTATTTCACCGCCCGTGCCTACTGGGGAGGCAAGGCCTACGACGCCGACGCCACGCTGCGCGAATATTGCCGTCTCTTCTACGGCCCCGCCGAGCAGCAGATGCTCGCCTTCTTCAACCACTGCGAGCAGCACTACGCCGCGATGGATGAGGACAAGGCGAAGGCGGATGAGGCGCTCGCGCTCTTCGAGAAGGCCAAGGCCAAAGTCAGTAGCGGAAGTCGTGAGACTTCCGACGCTTTGGAAGACTCACGTCTTCCTCTACAAACCTATGCGGCTCGCATCGCCCTCATCGACGACTATCTCAAAGGCCTGCGCATGAAATCGCAGCAGCTCGGTCAGAAACGCGGCCCCGTGCCATTCGTGCGCCTCGTGGGCGACGCGAAGGACGTCGTCATTGATGGCAAACTCGATGACGAATACTGGCAAAAGTGCCCCACCGCCGCCACCGGCCGTCTGCGCGAGTTGCAAACCGGACGCGCGCCCACCTTTGGCACCACCTTCAAAGCCGGCTGGCAGGGGAATAGCGTCTGCTTTGCGGTTCGTTGCGATGAACGCCGTGGCGAGAAGCTCAATATCGCCGCCACCCGTGAGGACGATCAAGCCATCTGGTATGGAGACGCCATCGAGATCGAACTCGCCACTGAAACGCACTCGTATTACTCCATCGCCATCAGTCCGAACGGCCACATCGTCGATCTCGACCGCGGTGCGCCACGCGGCCAGTGGTTCGGCTGGGATTCCAAGGCGGAGGTCGCCACGCACATCGCCGACGATCACTGGACCGTCGAGATCCGCATCCCCGTCACGCAGGATGAAAACGATCCGCTGCATCAGGTCATCGGCCGCAAACCGATCCAAACACTGCCGTGGCACATCAACCTCTGTCGCCAGCGCATTCGCGAAGACGGCCAGGAGCACAGCGCCTTCTCCCCCACCGGCATCGAGGGCTTCCACGAGCCGATGAAATTTGCGCACTTCTATGATGGACGCTCGCACGTCTTCGACGCCGATCCCAGCGTCACCGACTTCGTCATCGGCTTCCGCGAAGCATCCCAGCAGCGCAAAGCCGCTGGCTTTCTCGCCATTGCCGAAGGCAAGCTCACCGACTTCCAAAAAGCCGCCGCGCTGGAGCAGGCCGCGTTTTACGACAAAGCGAACGCACCCGCGATCATCGAGCGCATTCCCATCGACCCCGTGAAAAAAGCCGCGCAGATGCAACACCTGCTCGCCACCTTCAAAGCGCCCGAAGTCATCGCTCAATTCGCCAGCGAAGACATCTCCCAATGGCCCTTTTGGAAACGCGGCGATGGCTTCCACGCCCGTGGCCGCGCTTACTCGATCACCAAAACCGGCGACAAAGCCGAAGCGGACCTGAAAGCCGCGCTCGAGTTCACCAGCGAACCGCGCACCCGCGACGCGATCCTGCTCCTCCAAGGCCAAAACCGCGAAAACAATCTCAAGAACGACGATGCGGCCCTCGAAGCCTACAACGCCATCATCGCCGACCGCAAACAGATCGGCGGTGCCGACGAGTTTGGTGCCCTGCAAGGCATCGCCCGTGTTTTGACTCGAAAAGGGCGCTTTGATGAGGCGCTGGCCGTTTTGGACCGCGCGAACCCCGACAAGCTCCAGGGCGTGTGGAAGACCAACATCATGAAATCCATCGAAGCGGTGAAGCAGGCGCGGAAATAG
- a CDS encoding exo-alpha-sialidase encodes MKRFLLLLSASAFAADAPTLHPKASALTFAHQGPFVSTADGGVLCIDSKTALRSTDEGRTWTNTPLFAEPAKFTVSSERALLRTREGVVISAWMNGAERKQPKGWRWGEKDVSWKEFVLPTYTCRSTDDGKTWETPVKLSDPWCGCIHSLIQMKTGRIVLVGQEIIPQWRHATVMWVSDDLGKTWQRGDMLDYGIGTHDHAGSLEGSVIERKDGSLYLLLRTESGFLWEATSRDGLKWDGLKQTAIHSVTCCPQMARLADGRIALLWNAPPRHDPTSGSSRVELSLAFSDDETASWSKPVIVAANYVPGGRVSYPYLYERKPGELWITTMQGGLRMKINTADLGAGEIPVFVPPPKAQPKPGGIIMFGDSTTAPRGNLKVYAEHVETALQSIGSSLGVHNAGIPGNTTAQARKRLQEDVLRHKPRVVVMQFGINDSAVDVWRKPPMTRPRVTLESFIENYRVMIAETQKQGAKVILMTTNPLRWTSKLRELYGKPPYNADAEDGFESLNLVRYNEALRKLATELKVPLVDVHAAYPAFAAQNKTTIEEMVADGMHPGDLGHQLVAELLVPAIRDAVR; translated from the coding sequence ATGAAACGCTTCCTCCTGCTCCTCAGTGCCTCCGCTTTCGCTGCCGATGCGCCGACGCTTCACCCTAAAGCCTCAGCATTGACCTTCGCGCATCAAGGGCCGTTCGTGAGCACGGCAGATGGCGGTGTGCTGTGCATCGACTCCAAGACCGCACTCCGCAGCACAGATGAAGGTCGCACCTGGACGAACACGCCGCTGTTTGCAGAGCCTGCGAAGTTTACCGTGAGCAGCGAACGCGCCCTGCTGCGCACCCGTGAAGGCGTCGTCATCTCCGCATGGATGAATGGTGCGGAGCGCAAACAGCCCAAAGGCTGGCGCTGGGGCGAGAAGGATGTGAGCTGGAAGGAATTCGTGCTGCCCACCTACACCTGTCGCAGCACTGATGACGGCAAGACGTGGGAGACGCCGGTGAAGCTCAGCGATCCGTGGTGCGGCTGCATTCACTCGCTCATTCAGATGAAAACCGGCCGCATCGTGCTCGTGGGGCAGGAAATCATCCCGCAGTGGCGGCATGCGACGGTGATGTGGGTCTCGGACGATCTCGGCAAGACCTGGCAGCGCGGCGACATGCTCGATTACGGCATCGGCACGCATGATCACGCAGGATCGCTCGAAGGCAGCGTCATCGAACGCAAGGACGGCTCGCTCTACCTGCTGCTGCGCACGGAGTCGGGCTTTTTGTGGGAAGCGACCTCGCGCGATGGCTTGAAGTGGGACGGTTTGAAGCAAACGGCGATCCATTCGGTGACCTGTTGCCCCCAGATGGCACGTTTGGCCGATGGCCGCATCGCGCTGCTGTGGAATGCACCACCGCGGCATGATCCGACGAGTGGTTCGAGCCGTGTGGAGCTATCTTTGGCTTTCTCCGACGATGAAACGGCCTCGTGGTCAAAACCAGTCATCGTCGCGGCGAATTATGTGCCCGGAGGCCGCGTGTCCTACCCCTACCTCTACGAGCGCAAACCTGGCGAGCTCTGGATCACCACGATGCAGGGCGGCTTGCGGATGAAGATCAACACGGCCGATCTCGGCGCTGGTGAGATCCCTGTTTTCGTGCCACCACCCAAGGCGCAACCGAAGCCCGGCGGGATCATCATGTTCGGCGATTCCACCACTGCGCCACGTGGCAACTTGAAAGTGTATGCTGAGCACGTGGAGACCGCTTTGCAGAGCATCGGCTCCTCGCTTGGCGTTCACAACGCAGGCATCCCCGGCAACACGACGGCGCAGGCTCGCAAACGTCTTCAAGAGGATGTGCTGCGCCATAAGCCACGCGTCGTAGTGATGCAGTTTGGCATCAACGACTCGGCGGTCGATGTCTGGCGCAAGCCACCGATGACCAGGCCGCGCGTCACACTGGAGAGTTTCATCGAAAATTACCGCGTCATGATCGCCGAAACGCAGAAGCAAGGCGCGAAAGTCATCCTCATGACCACCAATCCGCTGCGCTGGACCTCCAAGCTCCGCGAACTCTACGGCAAGCCGCCCTACAACGCCGATGCCGAGGACGGTTTCGAGTCGCTGAATCTCGTCCGCTACAACGAGGCGCTCAGAAAACTCGCCACGGAACTGAAGGTGCCGCTCGTCGATGTTCACGCTGCTTATCCGGCCTTCGCGGCCCAAAACAAAACGACCATTGAGGAGATGGTGGCCGATGGCATGCACCCTGGTGACTTGGGCCACCAGCTTGTTGCGGAGTTGCTTGTGCCTGCCATCCGTGATGCAGTCCGCTAA
- a CDS encoding SGNH/GDSL hydrolase family protein produces MRLLVFLLLALSIRAAEPAKIAPATETDARLHADGQGWKLDKAKITDPKLPRVLLIGDSIVGGYRKATIAALEGKAYVDVWANPYCQSEHTNKVLADVLMHGPYDVVHFNMGLHGWQEGRIKPGTYEPLTKTYVEVIKTKLPNAKLIWASSTPVTVKDKPANLDPEVNPVIIEHNRMAAKVMAEMQVPVNDFYSVLVDQRALARGDRFHWTAPAYSLLADMCIESILKALPKR; encoded by the coding sequence ATGCGCCTTCTTGTCTTTCTCCTTCTCGCCCTCTCCATCCGTGCCGCCGAACCCGCCAAGATTGCCCCGGCGACAGAAACCGACGCCCGCCTGCACGCCGACGGCCAGGGCTGGAAGCTCGACAAGGCAAAGATCACCGATCCGAAGCTCCCGCGCGTGTTGCTCATCGGCGATTCCATCGTCGGCGGCTATCGCAAGGCCACCATCGCCGCGCTGGAGGGCAAGGCTTACGTCGATGTCTGGGCGAATCCGTATTGCCAGTCCGAGCACACAAACAAAGTGCTGGCCGATGTGCTCATGCACGGGCCGTATGACGTGGTGCATTTCAACATGGGCCTGCACGGCTGGCAGGAGGGCCGCATCAAGCCTGGAACCTACGAGCCGCTGACCAAAACCTACGTCGAGGTCATCAAGACGAAGCTGCCAAACGCCAAGCTCATCTGGGCCAGCAGCACGCCCGTCACCGTGAAGGACAAGCCCGCCAACCTCGATCCCGAAGTCAATCCCGTCATCATCGAGCACAACCGCATGGCGGCGAAGGTCATGGCGGAGATGCAGGTGCCGGTGAATGATTTCTACAGCGTGCTCGTGGACCAACGCGCCCTCGCCCGTGGCGACCGCTTCCACTGGACCGCGCCGGCTTACAGCTTGCTCGCCGACATGTGCATCGAGTCCATTCTCAAAGCGCTGCCGAAACGATAA
- a CDS encoding alkaline phosphatase D family protein, translated as MKLIAVLLLLSTACYAEIYHAQGEMAGEVTATSVFLQSRLTVIPGPVLDENGDVPGKEGTAYFEWSESADFAQPTRSKWSEVKADRDFIVRSGVSRLKPGTLYHYRLVFGETRETAKPGPTRSFKTLSESGPLSFCMGSCMNYHAFMHGKANGGGPVTATEEDKQLGYPSFAAMAALKPDFFIGTGDIVYYDHPAKPAAQTLPELRKKWHEQFRFPRMIEFFAHTPAFWSKDDHDFRFNDADLRGEKLPAPTTGIEIFREQMPIFDEEDRTTPTYRTHRVHKHLQLWFVEGRDFRSPNKMPDGPEKTIWGREQREWLQTTLKASDAAWKVIITPTPMVGPDRNSKTDNHTNLAGFKHEADSFFQWLRDNGLNNVLTFCGDRHWQYHSIHPLGVEEFSVGALNDENAIRGEKPGGPKTTDPEGKIKQPYIYKEPTGGFLHVTVNDEAQLVLEHRDDHGEVLNSVTKTVP; from the coding sequence ATGAAACTCATCGCCGTTCTTCTTCTTCTTTCGACAGCCTGCTACGCCGAAATCTACCATGCCCAGGGTGAGATGGCCGGTGAAGTCACGGCGACCTCGGTCTTCCTTCAGAGCCGCCTCACGGTGATTCCGGGGCCGGTGCTTGATGAAAACGGCGATGTGCCAGGAAAAGAAGGCACCGCGTATTTTGAGTGGAGTGAGTCGGCGGATTTCGCCCAGCCGACACGCAGCAAGTGGTCCGAGGTTAAGGCGGATCGCGACTTCATCGTCCGCAGCGGTGTCAGCAGGCTCAAACCCGGCACGCTTTATCACTACCGCCTCGTTTTCGGCGAAACTCGTGAAACCGCCAAGCCCGGTCCCACGCGCAGCTTCAAGACGCTGAGCGAAAGCGGTCCCCTGAGCTTCTGCATGGGCAGTTGCATGAACTACCACGCCTTCATGCACGGCAAAGCCAACGGCGGCGGCCCTGTGACGGCGACGGAGGAGGACAAGCAGCTTGGCTATCCCTCTTTTGCCGCCATGGCGGCCTTGAAGCCCGATTTCTTCATCGGCACGGGCGACATCGTCTATTACGATCATCCCGCGAAACCTGCGGCACAGACGCTGCCGGAGCTGCGGAAGAAATGGCACGAGCAGTTCCGCTTTCCGCGCATGATCGAGTTCTTTGCCCACACACCGGCTTTTTGGTCCAAAGACGATCACGACTTCCGCTTCAACGACGCCGATCTCCGTGGCGAAAAGCTCCCAGCACCGACCACGGGCATCGAAATCTTCCGCGAGCAGATGCCTATCTTCGATGAAGAGGACCGCACCACGCCCACCTATCGCACGCATCGCGTTCACAAGCATTTGCAGCTCTGGTTTGTCGAAGGACGCGACTTTCGCTCGCCGAACAAAATGCCCGACGGTCCTGAAAAGACGATCTGGGGCCGCGAACAGCGCGAGTGGCTGCAAACGACGCTCAAAGCCAGCGATGCCGCGTGGAAGGTCATCATCACCCCCACGCCAATGGTCGGGCCGGATCGCAACAGCAAGACGGACAACCACACCAATCTCGCGGGCTTCAAACACGAGGCGGACAGCTTTTTCCAATGGCTGCGGGACAACGGCCTGAACAACGTCCTCACCTTTTGCGGTGACAGGCATTGGCAATACCACAGCATCCATCCGCTCGGCGTGGAGGAGTTTTCCGTTGGTGCTTTGAATGACGAAAATGCCATCCGTGGCGAAAAACCCGGCGGCCCGAAGACCACGGACCCCGAGGGCAAGATCAAGCAGCCCTACATCTACAAGGAGCCGACAGGCGGCTTCCTGCATGTCACGGTTAATGACGAGGCCCAGCTCGTGCTGGAGCATCGCGACGATCACGGCGAGGTGCTGAATTCGGTGACGAAGACAGTGCCTTGA